In one Micromonospora polyrhachis genomic region, the following are encoded:
- a CDS encoding sugar ABC transporter permease: MTTMTPVRGESAVDTAPTVGSHLRDYLGRVRGGDIGVLPAVLGLVVLCAVFAILRPSFLSAFNFANLLTQGAAVTLIAMGLVFVLLLGEIDLSAGYASGVCAAVLANLVTLQGYPWYVAVAAALGTGVLIGCVLGFLVAKVGIPSFVVTLAGFLAFQGIVLMLVKEGTNVSVRDSVLVAIANRNLPPWLGWLLAAVAVASYAVVQLLRHRNRMARGLTTAPVTVLLIRVGALAVLLGAAVYILNLERSINTLIVSLKGVPIVVPIIAVLLIGWTFVLQRTAYGRHVYAVGGNREAARRAGINVDRIRISVFVICSFMAAIGGIVAASRANSVDAKTGGSNVLLYAVGAAVIGGASLFGGKGRVIDAVLGGAVVAVIDNGMGLMGYSAGVKYVVTGLVLLLAAGVDALSRRRAAATGNR, from the coding sequence ATGACCACCATGACCCCGGTACGCGGGGAGTCGGCCGTGGACACGGCACCGACCGTCGGCTCACACCTACGGGACTACCTCGGTCGGGTACGCGGCGGCGACATCGGCGTGCTGCCGGCCGTACTCGGGCTGGTCGTGCTCTGCGCGGTCTTCGCGATCCTGCGACCGTCCTTCCTGTCCGCGTTCAACTTCGCCAACCTGCTCACCCAGGGGGCGGCGGTGACGCTGATCGCGATGGGACTGGTCTTCGTCCTGCTGCTCGGCGAGATCGACCTCTCCGCCGGGTACGCCAGTGGGGTCTGCGCGGCGGTGCTGGCCAACCTGGTCACCCTCCAGGGCTACCCCTGGTACGTCGCCGTCGCGGCGGCCCTCGGCACCGGTGTGCTGATCGGGTGCGTGCTCGGCTTCCTGGTCGCGAAGGTCGGCATTCCGTCGTTCGTGGTGACCCTCGCCGGTTTTCTCGCCTTCCAGGGCATCGTGCTGATGCTGGTCAAGGAGGGCACCAACGTCTCGGTACGGGACAGCGTGCTGGTGGCGATCGCCAATCGCAACCTGCCGCCCTGGCTCGGCTGGCTGTTGGCTGCCGTCGCGGTCGCCAGCTACGCCGTAGTGCAGTTGCTACGTCACCGCAACCGGATGGCCCGGGGCCTGACCACCGCCCCGGTGACGGTGCTACTGATCCGGGTCGGCGCCCTGGCGGTGCTCCTCGGTGCCGCCGTCTACATCCTCAACCTGGAACGCAGCATCAACACCCTGATCGTCTCGCTCAAGGGGGTGCCGATCGTCGTACCCATCATCGCCGTACTACTGATCGGCTGGACGTTCGTGCTGCAACGCACCGCGTACGGGCGGCACGTCTACGCGGTCGGCGGTAATCGGGAGGCGGCCCGGCGGGCCGGCATCAACGTCGACCGGATCCGCATCTCGGTCTTCGTCATCTGCTCGTTCATGGCAGCGATCGGCGGCATCGTGGCTGCCAGTCGGGCCAACTCGGTCGACGCCAAGACCGGGGGCAGTAATGTGCTGCTCTACGCGGTCGGTGCCGCGGTCATCGGTGGTGCCAGCCTCTTCGGCGGCAAGGGCCGGGTGATCGACGCTGTGCTGGGCGGCGCGGTGGTCGCGGTCATCGACAACGGGATGGGCCTGATGGGCTACAGCGCGGGAGTCAAGTACGTGGTGACCGGGCTGGTCCTGCTGCTGGCCGCCGGGGTCGACGCCCTGTCCCGACGACGGGCGGCGGCAACCGGAAACCGTTGA
- a CDS encoding ROK family transcriptional regulator, whose translation MRAGPSQEEIRRQNLGALLRYVHIHGATSRAELTTELGLNRSTIGALTADLTAAGLVSEGAPRETGRAGRPSLVVRPRSDLVYAYAYSVEVDRLRAARVGLGGAILDRREALRPPGILAEETVPQLAAFVKEMHQSVPAGSVYVGGGVAVCGILRGEDGPVHVRPQTGWVDEPLGTALAAALATELESDRPVLIGNAADVSALAEHARGAGAGCDNLIYLHRDVGVDAGIIVGGRRLTGHGGYGGEVGHMVVRPGGRLCGCGSRGCWETEIGEHAMLAPAAGVARQPATTDGRGAALAVVDAASRGDASAQAAVRQVGDWLGFGVANLVNIFNPEVVIFGGTLRDVYLAAAARVRSRLNSMALPAAREQVRLRTPQLGEDAALIGAAELAFAHLLTDPLDATN comes from the coding sequence ATGCGCGCAGGGCCGAGCCAGGAGGAGATCCGCCGGCAGAATCTCGGTGCGCTGCTGCGCTACGTACACATCCACGGGGCGACCTCCCGGGCGGAGCTGACCACCGAACTGGGACTCAACCGCAGCACCATCGGCGCGCTGACCGCCGATCTCACCGCCGCCGGGCTGGTCAGTGAGGGTGCGCCCCGGGAGACCGGTCGGGCCGGCCGGCCGTCGCTGGTCGTCCGACCCCGGTCCGACCTCGTGTACGCCTACGCGTACAGCGTCGAGGTGGATCGGCTCAGGGCCGCCCGAGTCGGGTTGGGCGGGGCGATCCTCGACCGGCGGGAGGCTCTGCGCCCGCCCGGGATATTGGCGGAGGAGACCGTGCCGCAGCTCGCCGCCTTCGTCAAGGAAATGCACCAGTCGGTCCCGGCCGGATCGGTCTACGTGGGCGGCGGCGTCGCGGTCTGCGGCATCCTGCGCGGGGAGGACGGCCCGGTGCACGTACGACCGCAGACCGGCTGGGTCGACGAACCGCTCGGTACCGCGCTCGCCGCTGCCCTGGCCACCGAACTCGAATCCGACCGGCCCGTCCTGATCGGCAACGCCGCCGACGTCTCGGCGCTGGCCGAGCACGCCCGGGGGGCCGGGGCCGGCTGCGACAACCTGATCTACCTGCACCGGGACGTCGGGGTCGATGCCGGGATCATCGTCGGAGGGCGACGGCTGACCGGACATGGCGGCTACGGCGGCGAGGTCGGTCACATGGTGGTCCGGCCCGGCGGGCGGCTCTGCGGCTGCGGCTCGCGTGGCTGTTGGGAGACCGAGATCGGCGAGCACGCCATGCTGGCCCCGGCCGCCGGAGTGGCTCGGCAGCCAGCCACCACCGACGGCCGGGGGGCGGCGCTCGCCGTCGTCGACGCGGCGTCGCGGGGGGACGCCAGCGCCCAGGCCGCCGTACGACAGGTCGGCGACTGGCTCGGCTTCGGTGTGGCGAACCTGGTCAACATCTTCAACCCGGAGGTGGTCATCTTCGGCGGCACCCTGCGGGACGTCTACCTCGCCGCCGCCGCCCGGGTACGCAGTCGACTCAACTCGATGGCGCTGCCCGCCGCAAGGGAGCAGGTACGACTGCGTACGCCACAGCTGGGCGAGGACGCCGCCCTGATCGGGGCCGCCGAGCTAGCCTTCGCTCACCTGCTCACCGACCCGCTCGACGCCACGAACTGA
- a CDS encoding MFS transporter: MDTTTSDTTTAAGTTGDTTTAAAARRNSRGLVGLLIAETISLVGSRMSLVALPWFTLATTGSATKTGLVAFAEMLPYVVACALGGPLIDRIGARRMSVVTDLGSGLALAAIPLLYRADLLAFSVLLAVVAGVGWLRGLGDTAKRVVFPKTVAASGMSLTRATSLHDGLSRLSTLLGAPLAGLLIAALDAPTVLLIDAATFVVGAVVVALLVPVVLPGPSDEERKTTDREPYLMALRTGFRFLRQDRLIRGLVVMLFVTNLADAAYNSVLAPIWAKEIIGSPTALGFFSASFAVGAVLGNIVFTTIAPKVPRFAVFTVGFLIAGAPRFVVLALVEQLWVIYLVAFIAGLSIAAVNPILGALSYERIPEHLQARVLGLTHAVSWAGIPLGSLLAGLAVQGLRLPAASLLFGLAYLVVTLLPLVSPVWRTMDRLRDSVRGVERVGEQVSEG; this comes from the coding sequence GTGGACACCACGACGAGCGATACGACGACAGCGGCCGGGACGACAGGCGATACGACGACAGCGGCCGCGGCGAGGCGGAATAGCCGTGGTCTGGTCGGTCTGCTGATCGCCGAGACGATCTCGCTGGTGGGCAGCCGGATGAGCCTGGTCGCGCTGCCCTGGTTCACCCTGGCGACCACCGGCAGTGCCACGAAGACCGGCCTGGTGGCGTTCGCCGAGATGCTGCCGTACGTCGTGGCCTGCGCCCTCGGCGGGCCGCTGATCGACCGGATCGGTGCCCGTCGGATGAGCGTCGTCACCGACCTCGGCAGCGGTCTGGCGCTGGCCGCGATACCCCTGCTGTACCGGGCCGACCTGCTGGCCTTCAGTGTCCTGCTGGCGGTCGTCGCCGGGGTCGGGTGGCTGCGCGGGCTCGGCGACACGGCCAAACGGGTGGTCTTTCCGAAGACCGTCGCCGCCTCCGGCATGTCACTGACCCGGGCAACAAGCCTGCACGACGGGTTGAGCCGGCTCTCCACGCTCCTTGGCGCGCCACTGGCCGGCCTGCTCATCGCCGCGCTGGACGCACCGACGGTGCTCCTGATCGACGCGGCGACCTTCGTCGTGGGCGCGGTGGTCGTGGCGTTGCTCGTACCAGTGGTGTTGCCCGGACCGTCGGACGAGGAGCGGAAGACAACCGACCGGGAACCGTACCTAATGGCGTTGCGCACCGGGTTTCGCTTCCTACGCCAGGATCGGCTCATCCGCGGCCTGGTCGTGATGCTTTTCGTCACCAACCTCGCCGACGCGGCCTACAACAGCGTGCTCGCGCCGATCTGGGCGAAGGAGATCATCGGATCCCCGACCGCGCTCGGCTTCTTCTCCGCATCCTTCGCCGTCGGGGCGGTGCTGGGCAACATCGTTTTCACCACCATCGCGCCGAAGGTACCGAGGTTCGCGGTCTTCACGGTGGGCTTCCTGATCGCCGGGGCACCCCGCTTCGTCGTACTCGCCCTCGTCGAGCAGTTGTGGGTCATCTACCTGGTCGCGTTCATCGCCGGGCTGTCGATCGCGGCGGTCAATCCGATCCTCGGTGCACTCTCGTACGAGCGGATTCCCGAGCATCTTCAGGCCCGGGTGCTCGGACTGACGCACGCCGTCTCCTGGGCGGGCATCCCGCTGGGCAGCCTGCTCGCCGGGCTGGCCGTGCAGGGGCTCCGGCTGCCGGCCGCGAGCCTGCTGTTCGGCCTCGCCTACCTGGTGGTGACCCTGCTTCCGCTGGTCAGCCCGGTCTGGCGGACCATGGACCGACTCCGGGACTCAGTTCGTGGCGTCGAGCGGGTCGGTGAGCAGGTGAGCGAAGGCTAG
- a CDS encoding ArsR/SmtB family transcription factor, with protein sequence MSREEVRPSATSLRGLAHPLRVRMLNLLREHGPATATLLAQRLSQSTGATSYHLRQLAQYGFVVEDPDRGAGRERWWKAAHGGTLLDGTIGEQAAAEMETYLRAVASLYAERVDRWLGERPTLPEEWRQASTLSDWRLRLTAAEAAALHDEIFALVQRYRRDLPETAAPVGAEQVVLQAQLLPFPSTDTE encoded by the coding sequence ATGTCTAGGGAAGAGGTACGTCCGAGCGCGACCAGCCTGCGCGGCCTCGCGCACCCACTGCGGGTCCGCATGCTCAACCTGCTGCGAGAGCACGGTCCCGCCACCGCCACCCTGCTGGCCCAGCGACTCAGCCAATCCACCGGCGCCACCAGTTACCACCTGCGCCAACTCGCCCAGTACGGCTTCGTGGTCGAGGACCCCGATCGCGGTGCCGGCCGCGAGCGGTGGTGGAAGGCGGCACATGGCGGGACGTTGCTCGACGGCACCATCGGTGAACAGGCAGCGGCAGAAATGGAGACCTACCTACGCGCGGTCGCGTCGCTGTATGCCGAGCGGGTCGACCGGTGGCTGGGGGAGCGGCCCACCCTGCCCGAGGAGTGGCGGCAGGCGTCCACCCTCAGCGACTGGCGACTGCGGCTGACCGCCGCCGAGGCGGCGGCACTGCACGACGAGATCTTCGCGCTGGTCCAGCGCTATCGCCGAGACCTGCCGGAGACTGCGGCACCCGTTGGCGCCGAACAGGTCGTCCTACAGGCGCAACTCCTGCCGTTCCCGTCGACCGATACCGAGTGA
- a CDS encoding ABC transporter ATP-binding protein: MNSLPVADAKQVRRYARTLIRRHPRALAVALGLHALAAIAGLAAPRLLGDLVEAISQGTTTMTVDRIALVIAGFVVGQAVLVRFAYFASARLGERVLAQLREEFVDRILAIPLATVERAGTGDLLTRTSRDVSALSQTVRRAVPETLIAIVTAFFIAGALLLVGPVLGVPCLLAVPILWVGTRWYLRRAPAGYLRENAAYSDITDGISETVEGVRTTEALRLQERRRARTDTDIARSYAAERYTLFLRTVWFPVVEVGYVVPVVATLVIGGWFYIEGWVTLGQVTAATLYVQQLIHPIDRLLSTLDELQVGGASMARLLGVAQPTDNQPVLAPTAPDQRPSGQRLSDERLSDQQPCDERLSDERLAVQEVRFAYRDGRDVLHGITLTVAPGERLAMVGPSGAGKSTLGRLLAGIHAPRVGTVTVGGSPLAELSLDELRSQVALVTQEHHVFIGTLRENVSMARPGASDEEVRAALAVVDVLDWAQRLPDGLDTMVGSGGYALSSAQAQQLALARLVLADPHTLVLDEATSLIDPRAARHLERSLAGALHGRTVIAIAHRLFSAHDADRVAVVEEGRIAELGSHDELVAANGSYAALWRSWHGDRA; the protein is encoded by the coding sequence GTGAACAGTTTGCCGGTGGCGGACGCCAAGCAGGTCCGGCGGTACGCCCGTACGCTGATCCGCCGGCATCCGCGCGCGTTGGCCGTCGCCCTCGGCCTGCACGCGCTGGCGGCCATCGCCGGTCTGGCCGCGCCCCGGTTGCTCGGTGACCTGGTCGAGGCAATCTCGCAGGGCACCACCACGATGACCGTGGACCGGATCGCGTTGGTCATCGCCGGGTTCGTGGTCGGGCAGGCGGTGCTGGTCCGGTTCGCCTACTTCGCGTCGGCCCGACTGGGCGAGCGGGTGCTGGCCCAGCTACGCGAGGAGTTCGTCGACCGGATCCTCGCCATTCCGCTCGCCACCGTGGAGCGGGCGGGCACCGGTGACCTGCTGACGCGTACCTCGCGGGACGTCTCGGCCCTGTCGCAGACGGTGCGGCGGGCCGTACCCGAGACCCTCATTGCCATCGTCACCGCGTTCTTCATCGCCGGTGCCTTGCTGCTGGTCGGTCCGGTGCTCGGGGTGCCCTGCCTGCTGGCGGTGCCGATCCTGTGGGTCGGCACCCGGTGGTATTTGCGCCGGGCCCCCGCCGGTTACCTGCGGGAGAACGCCGCCTACTCCGACATCACCGACGGCATCAGCGAGACGGTCGAGGGGGTACGCACCACCGAGGCCCTGCGGCTTCAGGAACGCCGCCGGGCCCGTACCGACACCGACATCGCCCGGTCGTACGCGGCCGAGCGCTACACCCTCTTCCTGCGTACGGTGTGGTTCCCGGTGGTGGAGGTCGGTTATGTGGTGCCGGTCGTGGCGACCCTGGTCATCGGCGGTTGGTTCTATATCGAGGGTTGGGTGACCCTGGGGCAGGTCACCGCCGCCACGCTCTACGTCCAGCAGCTCATTCACCCGATCGATCGACTGCTCTCCACCTTGGACGAGTTGCAGGTGGGCGGTGCGTCCATGGCCCGGCTGCTCGGCGTCGCCCAGCCGACCGACAACCAGCCCGTGCTCGCTCCGACGGCACCCGATCAGCGGCCCAGCGGGCAGCGGCTCAGTGACGAGCGGCTCAGTGACCAGCAGCCTTGTGACGAGCGGCTCAGTGACGAGCGGCTGGCCGTGCAGGAGGTGCGGTTTGCCTACCGGGACGGTCGGGACGTGCTGCACGGCATCACGTTGACCGTGGCACCCGGCGAACGACTGGCCATGGTGGGGCCTTCCGGGGCCGGCAAGTCCACGCTCGGGCGGCTGCTCGCCGGTATCCACGCACCCCGGGTCGGGACGGTGACCGTAGGCGGCAGCCCACTGGCCGAGTTGTCCCTGGACGAACTGCGGTCGCAGGTGGCGCTGGTGACCCAGGAGCACCACGTCTTCATCGGCACGCTGCGGGAGAACGTGTCGATGGCCCGGCCGGGCGCCTCCGACGAGGAGGTACGGGCCGCGCTGGCCGTAGTGGACGTACTGGACTGGGCGCAGCGCCTGCCCGACGGGTTGGACACCATGGTCGGCTCGGGTGGGTATGCACTCTCCTCAGCTCAGGCGCAGCAGTTGGCCCTGGCCCGGCTGGTGCTGGCCGATCCGCACACCCTGGTGCTGGACGAGGCGACCTCGTTGATCGACCCGCGTGCCGCCCGGCACCTGGAACGGTCGCTGGCCGGCGCGCTGCACGGTCGTACCGTGATCGCCATTGCCCACCGGCTCTTCTCCGCCCACGACGCGGACCGGGTGGCGGTGGTGGAGGAGGGCCGGATCGCCGAGTTGGGCTCGCATGACGAGCTGGTCGCGGCGAATGGCTCGTACGCCGCGCTGTGGCGCTCCTGGCACGGTGACCGGGCGTAG
- a CDS encoding ABC transporter ATP-binding protein, producing the protein MRSLPEPEPGTPDCRSATHFLLWMAARNKWPLIVGVLLGVVWMVSQALMPAAIGKAIDVGVAAKDLDALLFWGLVLLGLGVLQATAGTVRHRMAVHVWLSGAYRTVQITVRQANRLGAALPKRLSAGEMVSIGTADMDQIGSALDITARGTGALVAIATVAVILLTTSVPLGLVVVLGVPVLVLIVSVLIRPLHRRQQAYRDQQGTLTTRAGDIVAGLRVLRGVGGEPVFSARYRTESQRLRAEGVRVARVESLLEAAQILLPGCFVVLVTWLGARFALRGEITAGQLVAFYGYAAFLVTPLRTLTEALNKYTRGYVAARRIIRLLGMTPEFTDPAEPARLPEQPGDLVDVESGLVVRPGRLTALAATAPEDAVAVADRLGRYVDADVTLRGVPLRDLALDTVRERILVADNDARLFAGPLRAELDPRDSADDATIEAALVAASATDIVEALPDGLAALVAERGREFSGGQQQRLRLARALVADPEILVLVEPTSAVDAHTEARIADRLSGARHGRTTLVCTTSPLLLGRADHVVFLEDGKVIAEGTHQELLADEPRYAATVNRTDEVTV; encoded by the coding sequence ATGCGGTCCTTACCCGAGCCCGAACCCGGTACGCCTGACTGTCGGTCGGCGACCCATTTTCTGCTGTGGATGGCCGCCCGGAACAAGTGGCCACTGATCGTCGGGGTGCTGCTCGGCGTCGTCTGGATGGTCAGTCAGGCGCTGATGCCGGCCGCCATCGGTAAGGCGATCGACGTCGGGGTGGCCGCGAAGGATCTGGACGCGCTTCTCTTCTGGGGTCTGGTCCTGCTCGGTCTCGGCGTACTCCAGGCCACCGCCGGCACCGTCCGGCACCGGATGGCGGTCCACGTCTGGCTCTCCGGGGCGTACCGGACGGTCCAGATCACCGTCCGGCAGGCCAACCGGCTCGGCGCGGCCCTGCCCAAACGCCTCTCCGCCGGGGAGATGGTCAGCATCGGCACCGCCGACATGGACCAGATCGGTAGCGCGCTGGACATCACCGCCCGGGGCACCGGCGCGCTCGTCGCCATCGCCACCGTCGCGGTGATCCTGCTCACCACCTCGGTGCCGCTGGGACTGGTCGTGGTCCTCGGGGTGCCGGTGCTCGTACTGATCGTCAGCGTCCTGATCCGGCCGTTGCACCGCCGGCAGCAGGCCTACCGGGACCAGCAGGGGACCCTCACCACCCGGGCCGGGGACATCGTCGCCGGACTGCGGGTACTGCGCGGAGTGGGGGGTGAGCCGGTCTTCTCGGCGCGGTACCGCACCGAGTCGCAACGGCTGCGCGCCGAAGGGGTCCGGGTCGCCCGGGTCGAGTCGCTACTGGAGGCCGCGCAGATTCTGCTGCCCGGCTGCTTCGTGGTGCTGGTGACCTGGCTCGGTGCCCGGTTCGCGCTGCGGGGCGAGATCACCGCCGGTCAGCTCGTCGCCTTCTACGGGTATGCGGCCTTCCTGGTCACCCCGCTCCGGACGCTCACCGAGGCGCTCAACAAGTACACCCGGGGGTACGTCGCCGCCCGCCGGATCATCCGACTACTCGGGATGACCCCGGAGTTCACCGATCCGGCCGAGCCGGCCCGCCTGCCCGAGCAGCCCGGTGACCTGGTCGACGTCGAATCCGGCCTGGTGGTCCGGCCGGGCCGGTTGACGGCGCTCGCCGCGACCGCACCCGAGGACGCCGTCGCCGTCGCGGACCGACTCGGCCGGTATGTCGACGCCGACGTGACACTGCGCGGCGTACCGCTGCGGGACCTGGCACTGGACACGGTCCGGGAACGGATCCTGGTGGCCGACAACGACGCCCGCCTCTTCGCGGGCCCGCTCCGGGCGGAGTTGGACCCGCGCGACTCGGCCGACGACGCGACGATCGAGGCGGCGTTGGTTGCCGCGAGCGCCACCGACATCGTCGAGGCGCTGCCCGACGGGCTGGCCGCGCTGGTCGCCGAGCGGGGCCGGGAGTTCTCCGGCGGGCAGCAGCAGCGGCTGCGGCTGGCCCGGGCGCTGGTCGCCGACCCGGAGATCCTGGTGCTGGTCGAGCCGACCAGCGCGGTGGACGCGCACACCGAGGCCCGTATCGCCGACCGGTTGAGTGGGGCCCGGCACGGCCGTACCACCCTGGTCTGCACCACCAGCCCGCTGCTGCTCGGCCGGGCCGATCACGTGGTCTTCCTGGAGGACGGCAAGGTCATCGCCGAGGGCACCCACCAGGAACTACTCGCCGACGAGCCGAGGTACGCCGCGACCGTCAACCGTACGGACGAGGTGACGGTGTGA